Within bacterium, the genomic segment TCCGCTTGCTTGGGGATCGTGATCGTGAGCACGCCATCCTTGAAGTTCGCTTCCACGCGATCGCCATCTGCCGTGGGCGGGAGCGTGAAAGAGCGACTGAAAGAGCCGTAGCTGCGCTCGATGAGACGCCGATGCTCGTCCTCTTCCTCGCGTTCGCTGCGCTTCTCTCCGCGGATCGTGAGCAAGTCGCCGTGACCCTCGACGGTGATGTCCTCGCTCTTCGCTCCGGGAAGCTCCGCCGTCACGACGAACGCCTCATCGCTCTCATTCACATCCACCGCCGGGAGCCAAGCCCCCGTTCGCCCACTGGGGCGGCCAAACATTCCCTCCATCAGGCGACCCATTCCCGAGCCCCCGAAGAACGGCTCAAGGTCGAAGCTGGGATCGATCCGCGACAGTCTGGATTCTCTTTCGGTTGCCATGTTCCTTCCTCCTTGCCGAAGGCATGAGCAAGACGCTCTACCCTGCCCCCGCCTTGTCCGGAATAAGCAAGCACCGAATCCCCGCTGTCAATCCGTCTGGTGACCGGAAGCCCCAACGAGAGCTCAGCGGCAGGCCGGGATGGATCCCCGCAGGAACCAGGCACCCGGAATTGTCGGGACCCAGGAAGGCCCCCTGCGGCATCCGGGCAGAGGGCCTTCATTCGGGGTGCGGCGTTCTTCTACTCTGTTGGAGGGATGCACACGCCGCGTGCCGAAAACGGTACAACACCTCCAAGCCGGAATGGAAGCACTATTTGGGCTCGGCGAGGGCCTGCCCACTCTGGCTGCGGAAGCATGCCCCAAGCGAGTGGGGCAGGGCGATCGCGAAAGAGAGCCAACACGACAGCGGGGAGCCTGCGCGATCCCACGCACACTCACCAGACTGCCGGGCCACTCCCCCAACACCTTCCCGCGCACCTCCAGTGCCAGCCTCTCTAGCGGGGCCCGGCTTTTCCCGGATTCGCCCGGCCCAGCGCAGCCAGCGGGGGACGCGTGCGCAATACGCGGCGTAGGTCTCGCCGTAGTGCACTGCGAGGAAGCATTCCTCGCGGCGGATCAGATAGTCGAAGTAGAACGGGGCAGCGCAGGCGAGGAGGGCCAGCAGCACGTTTCCGAGCGCGAGCCCGATACCCCCCGCGAGCA encodes:
- a CDS encoding Hsp20/alpha crystallin family protein, with translation MATERESRLSRIDPSFDLEPFFGGSGMGRLMEGMFGRPSGRTGAWLPAVDVNESDEAFVVTAELPGAKSEDITVEGHGDLLTIRGEKRSEREEEDEHRRLIERSYGSFSRSFTLPPTADGDRVEANFKDGVLTITIPKQAEHKPRTVPIQS